A single window of Electrophorus electricus isolate fEleEle1 chromosome 16, fEleEle1.pri, whole genome shotgun sequence DNA harbors:
- the mcf2la gene encoding guanine nucleotide exchange factor DBS isoform X3 yields the protein MALSRVSLLCQDITKLWLQLKVMTDEIMQQDTRPLCAADIGPDLRKRFAFLSGGRGENGSPIIVFPEFPAFGELQEQEFHNVLTYLTSVPSLSASGVGFILIIDRRQDRWASVKGTLLRIAGSFPGNLQLVLVLRPTTLFQRALSNILFNFSKDEFKMKVPVIMLSSVTELHSYIDRAQLTQDLGGTQKYCHEKWISHRTAIEGFALMVKKTAQTLQAFGTELAETELPNDVQATCNLLSVHTEKKEKMKDDLKVALSQGGRLLESINEPLVSDPEHIMNHDELENLATVQRLLEQLDETERAFDDFWDRHQSKLEQCLQLRHFEHNFREVRALLDQVADRLSGFSEVGISPAHGEHILKELTNHEERTCEVLDRALALACEADALIEGSHYAVDSILPKCLELRAVCEEVGSVLKAKKSHLLKAVELHSSLKRATRWCDDGIYLLASQPVDKCQSQDGAEAALQEIERYLDTANQHKLTDLSGIWREYESVLTANFREQVERVFQKQHSVEDMFEKRRVSLKKLAAKQTRPVQPVAPRPEAVVKSPLSSSANQEKTSSADISKKEDALLQNGSRHPSLSEEEENLAVLRRHVMNELLETERAYVEELLCVLEGYADEMDNPSMATLIPTTLHSKKDVLFGNMAEIYHFHNKTFLRELETYTDCPELVGRCFLERMADLQIYEKYCQNKPRSESLWRQCSDCAFFQECQRKLEHKLGLDSYLLKPVQRITKYQLLLKELLKYSKSCEGSEDLQEALSSILGILKAVNDSMHLIAITGYEGNLSELGRLLMQGSFSVWTEHKKGHAKVKDLARFKPMQRHLFLHERALLFCKRREESGEGYEKAPSYSFKHSLSMSAVGITENAKGDNKKFEIWCNSREEVYIVQAPTPEIKTAWVNEIRKVLTGQLKACREARQQKTSEQFSSLLSSNGAVISLSPFRSNQKSLKKGEEKAELVVPDSASVPALRSADKVKDETVTSPSTDRAAVAKKRFTLQGFSNLKSQKGSPPSPDHKPKRHEIKSDPTPFGFRGFNKVSLSLDASEENDGYSSAEDPSNSDPEDEGKKLSPGRYVVVADYDKGGTQDLTVKSGDTVQLIREGGDSQWFVRNLSSCKEGWVSAAHLLTLIGESKSSQSLTSSEGSGSGNLSTSSSCSETYTSFSDIKP from the exons GGGGCCGAGGGGAGAATGGCAGCCCCATCATCGTCTTCCCAGAGTTCCCTGCGTTCGGCGAGCTGCAGGAACAGGAGTTCCACAATGTACTGACATACCTGACCAGTGTGCCCAG cCTCAGTGCATCAGGAGTTGGTTTCATCCTGATCATCGATCGCAGGCAAGACAGATGGGCATCAGTGAAGGGGACACTTCTGCGTATCGCg GGTTCATTCCCAGGAAACCTGCAGCTGGTACTGGTGTTGCGGCCTACCACCCTGTTCCAGCGTGCACTCTCCAATATCTTATTTAATTTCAGCAAGGATGAGTTCAAAATGAAGGTGCCG gtgatCATGCTTAGTTCAGTGACTGAGCTACACAGCTACATCGACCGCGCCCAGCTCACCCAGGACCTGGGCGGCACCCAGAAGTATTGCCATGAGAAGTGGATCTCCCACCGCACA GCCATCGAGGGCTTCGCGCTGATGGTGAAGAAGACAGCGCAGACGCTCCAGGCCTTCGGGACGGAGCTCGCCGAGACCGAGCTGCCCAACGACGTCCAGGCCACGTGCAACCTCCTGAGCGTCCAcacagagaagaaggagaagatgaAG gaCGACCTGAAGGTTGCTCTCAGTCAGGGAGGACGCCTGCTGGAGAGCATCAATGAGCCGCTGGTGTCGGATCCAGAGCACATCATGAACCATGATGAGCTGGAGAACCTGGCTACCGTGCAgag gtTGTTAGAGCAGTTAGATGAGACGGAAAGAGCATTCGATGATTTCTGGGACAGGCATCAGAGCAAGCTGGAACAGTGTCTTCAGCTCCGCCATTTTGAACACAACTTCCGGGAG GTCAGAGCCCTTTTGGATCAGGTAGCTGACAGGCTGTCGGGCTTCTCTGAGGTGGGCATAAGCCCTGCCCACGGTGAACACATCCTGAAAGAGCTGACCAATCACGAAGAACGAACATGT GAGGTGTTGGACCGGGCGCTGGCCCTGGCCTGTGAGGCCGACGCCCTCATCGAGGGCTCCCACTACGCGGTCGACTCCATCTTGCCCAAATGCTTGGAGCTGCGGGCGGTGTGCGAGGAGGTGGGGTCCGTGCTGAAGGCCAAGAAGAGCCACCTGCTGAAAGCCGTGGAGCTCCACTCCAGTCTGAAGAGG GCCACCAGGTGGTGTGACGATGGCATTTACCTTCTGGCCTCCCAGCCGGTTGACAAGTGTCAGTCACAGGACGGGGCGGAGGCAGCCCTGCAGGAGATTGAGCGTTACCTGGATACGGCCAATCAGCACAAGCTGACAGACTTGAGTGGCATCTGGAGGGAGTATGAGTCTGTGCTGACCGCCAACTTCCGC GAACAAGTGGAGCGGGTCTTCCAGAAGCAGCACTCGGTGGAGGACATGTTCGAGAAGAGGAGGGTGAGCCTGAAGAAGCTCGCTGCCAAGCAGACGCGGCCCGTTCAGCCGGTGGCCCCACGGCCCGAGGCCGTCGTCAAATCGCCCCTCTCCTCGTCCG CAAATCAAGAGAAAACGTCCTCAGCTGATATCAGTAAAAAA gaGGACGCACTCCTGCAGAATGGCAGCAGACACCCGTCTCTctcagaagaggaggaaaatCTTGCTGTCCTTAGGCG gcatgtcATGAATGAGCtgttggagacagagagagcatatgtggaggagctgctgtgtgtgctggag GGCTACGCGGATGAGATGGATAACCCCAGCATGGCTACACTTATCCCCACTACGCTGCACAGTAAGAAGGATGTGCTGTTCGGCAACATGGCTGAGATCTACCACTTCCACAACAA aacATTCCTCCGAGAGCTCGAGACCTACACGGACTGCCCTGAGCTTGTGGGCCGCTGCTTCCTGGAACGG ATGGCTGACCTTCAGATTTACGAGAAGTACTGTCAGAACAAGCCACGCTCTGAGTCACTATGGCGCCAGTGCTCGGACTGCGCCTTCTTCCAG gagtgCCAGAGGAAATTGGAACATAAGCTGGGATTGGACTCCTATCTGCTGAAACCTGTACAGCGCATAACCAAATATCAGCTACTCCTCAAG GAGCTGTTGAAGTACAGTAAAAGTTGTGAAGGTTCAGAAGACCTACAGGAGGCACTCTCCTCCATCCTTGGCATCCTCAAAGCTGTCAATGACTCAATGCACCTCATAGCCATCACTGGATATGAG GGTAACCTGAGCGAGCTGGGCCGACTACTGATGCAGGGGTCGTTCAGCGTGTGGACGGAGCATAAGAAAGGTCACGCCAAGGTCAAGGACCTGGCACGTTTCAAGCCCATGCAGCGGCACCTGTTCCTGCACGAGAGGGCGCTGCTCTTCTGCAAGAGGCGCGAGGAGAGCGGAGAGGGCTACGAGAAAGCTCCCTCCTACAGCTTCAAACACTCGCTCAGC ATGAGCGCTGTAGGCATCACGGAGAACGCTAAAGGAGACAACAAGAAGTTTGAGATCTGGTGCAACTCGCGAGAGGAGGTCTACATCGTCCAG GCACCGACGCCGGAGATCAAAACAGCGTGGGTGAATGAAATCCGGAAAGTTCTGACCGGACAGCTGAAAGCATGCAGGG AGGCCAGACAGCAGAAGACATCTGAGCAGTTCTCTTCGCTGCTCTCGTCCAACGGCGCCGTCATCAGCCTGAGCCCCTTCAGGTCCAATCAGAAGAGTCTgaagaaaggggaggagaaggCGGAGCTCGTTGTGCCCGACTCGGCCTCGGTGCCCGCGCTGAGAAGCGCAGACAAGGTCAAAG ATGAGACGGTAACCAGTCCCTCCACAGACAGGGCAGCGGTGGCCAAAAAGCGGTTTACACTGCAGGGCTTCAGTAACCTCAAGAGTCAGAAAG GATCTCCCCCTAGCCCTGATCACAAACCCAAACGGCATGAGATTAAGAGTGATCCCACCCCGTTTGGCTTCAGAG GCTTCAACaaggtctccctctctctggacGCCTCGGAGGAGAACGACGGTTACTCCAGTGCCGAGGATCCGTCAAACTCTGATCCCGAGGATGAGGGGAAGAAACTG TCTCCCGGCAGGTACGTTGTGGTAGCTGACTACGATAAAGGAGGGACTCAGGACCTGACAGTGAAGAGTGGAGACACGGTGCAACTCATCCGTGAGGGAGGCGACAGCCAGTG GTTCGTGCGGAACCTGAGCAGCTGTAAAGAGGGCTGGGTGTCGGCTGCTCATCTTCTCACTCTGATCGGGGAGTCCAAGTCCTCCCAGTCTCTCACCAGCTCAG AAGGCAGTGGGTCGGGCAATCTGAGCACATCCTCTAGCTGCAGTGAGACCTACACCAGCTTCTCGGACATCAAACCCTGA
- the mcf2la gene encoding guanine nucleotide exchange factor DBS isoform X2 — translation MILWVKMSEMVLEELLRRLAAVTHCIDEIMQQDTRPLCAADIGPDLRKRFAFLSGGRGENGSPIIVFPEFPAFGELQEQEFHNVLTYLTSVPSLSASGVGFILIIDRRQDRWASVKGTLLRIAGSFPGNLQLVLVLRPTTLFQRALSNILFNFSKDEFKMKVPVIMLSSVTELHSYIDRAQLTQDLGGTQKYCHEKWISHRTAIEGFALMVKKTAQTLQAFGTELAETELPNDVQATCNLLSVHTEKKEKMKDDLKVALSQGGRLLESINEPLVSDPEHIMNHDELENLATVQRLLEQLDETERAFDDFWDRHQSKLEQCLQLRHFEHNFREVRALLDQVADRLSGFSEVGISPAHGEHILKELTNHEERTCEVLDRALALACEADALIEGSHYAVDSILPKCLELRAVCEEVGSVLKAKKSHLLKAVELHSSLKRATRWCDDGIYLLASQPVDKCQSQDGAEAALQEIERYLDTANQHKLTDLSGIWREYESVLTANFREQVERVFQKQHSVEDMFEKRRVSLKKLAAKQTRPVQPVAPRPEAVVKSPLSSSANQEKTSSADISKKEDALLQNGSRHPSLSEEEENLAVLRRHVMNELLETERAYVEELLCVLEGYADEMDNPSMATLIPTTLHSKKDVLFGNMAEIYHFHNKTFLRELETYTDCPELVGRCFLERMADLQIYEKYCQNKPRSESLWRQCSDCAFFQECQRKLEHKLGLDSYLLKPVQRITKYQLLLKELLKYSKSCEGSEDLQEALSSILGILKAVNDSMHLIAITGYEGNLSELGRLLMQGSFSVWTEHKKGHAKVKDLARFKPMQRHLFLHERALLFCKRREESGEGYEKAPSYSFKHSLSMSAVGITENAKGDNKKFEIWCNSREEVYIVQAPTPEIKTAWVNEIRKVLTGQLKACREARQQKTSEQFSSLLSSNGAVISLSPFRSNQKSLKKGEEKAELVVPDSASVPALRSADKVKDETVTSPSTDRAAVAKKRFTLQGFSNLKSQKGSPPSPDHKPKRHEIKSDPTPFGFRGFNKVSLSLDASEENDGYSSAEDPSNSDPEDEGKKLSPGRYVVVADYDKGGTQDLTVKSGDTVQLIREGGDSQWFVRNLSSCKEGWVSAAHLLTLIGESKSSQSLTSSEGSGSGNLSTSSSCSETYTSFSDIKP, via the exons GGGGCCGAGGGGAGAATGGCAGCCCCATCATCGTCTTCCCAGAGTTCCCTGCGTTCGGCGAGCTGCAGGAACAGGAGTTCCACAATGTACTGACATACCTGACCAGTGTGCCCAG cCTCAGTGCATCAGGAGTTGGTTTCATCCTGATCATCGATCGCAGGCAAGACAGATGGGCATCAGTGAAGGGGACACTTCTGCGTATCGCg GGTTCATTCCCAGGAAACCTGCAGCTGGTACTGGTGTTGCGGCCTACCACCCTGTTCCAGCGTGCACTCTCCAATATCTTATTTAATTTCAGCAAGGATGAGTTCAAAATGAAGGTGCCG gtgatCATGCTTAGTTCAGTGACTGAGCTACACAGCTACATCGACCGCGCCCAGCTCACCCAGGACCTGGGCGGCACCCAGAAGTATTGCCATGAGAAGTGGATCTCCCACCGCACA GCCATCGAGGGCTTCGCGCTGATGGTGAAGAAGACAGCGCAGACGCTCCAGGCCTTCGGGACGGAGCTCGCCGAGACCGAGCTGCCCAACGACGTCCAGGCCACGTGCAACCTCCTGAGCGTCCAcacagagaagaaggagaagatgaAG gaCGACCTGAAGGTTGCTCTCAGTCAGGGAGGACGCCTGCTGGAGAGCATCAATGAGCCGCTGGTGTCGGATCCAGAGCACATCATGAACCATGATGAGCTGGAGAACCTGGCTACCGTGCAgag gtTGTTAGAGCAGTTAGATGAGACGGAAAGAGCATTCGATGATTTCTGGGACAGGCATCAGAGCAAGCTGGAACAGTGTCTTCAGCTCCGCCATTTTGAACACAACTTCCGGGAG GTCAGAGCCCTTTTGGATCAGGTAGCTGACAGGCTGTCGGGCTTCTCTGAGGTGGGCATAAGCCCTGCCCACGGTGAACACATCCTGAAAGAGCTGACCAATCACGAAGAACGAACATGT GAGGTGTTGGACCGGGCGCTGGCCCTGGCCTGTGAGGCCGACGCCCTCATCGAGGGCTCCCACTACGCGGTCGACTCCATCTTGCCCAAATGCTTGGAGCTGCGGGCGGTGTGCGAGGAGGTGGGGTCCGTGCTGAAGGCCAAGAAGAGCCACCTGCTGAAAGCCGTGGAGCTCCACTCCAGTCTGAAGAGG GCCACCAGGTGGTGTGACGATGGCATTTACCTTCTGGCCTCCCAGCCGGTTGACAAGTGTCAGTCACAGGACGGGGCGGAGGCAGCCCTGCAGGAGATTGAGCGTTACCTGGATACGGCCAATCAGCACAAGCTGACAGACTTGAGTGGCATCTGGAGGGAGTATGAGTCTGTGCTGACCGCCAACTTCCGC GAACAAGTGGAGCGGGTCTTCCAGAAGCAGCACTCGGTGGAGGACATGTTCGAGAAGAGGAGGGTGAGCCTGAAGAAGCTCGCTGCCAAGCAGACGCGGCCCGTTCAGCCGGTGGCCCCACGGCCCGAGGCCGTCGTCAAATCGCCCCTCTCCTCGTCCG CAAATCAAGAGAAAACGTCCTCAGCTGATATCAGTAAAAAA gaGGACGCACTCCTGCAGAATGGCAGCAGACACCCGTCTCTctcagaagaggaggaaaatCTTGCTGTCCTTAGGCG gcatgtcATGAATGAGCtgttggagacagagagagcatatgtggaggagctgctgtgtgtgctggag GGCTACGCGGATGAGATGGATAACCCCAGCATGGCTACACTTATCCCCACTACGCTGCACAGTAAGAAGGATGTGCTGTTCGGCAACATGGCTGAGATCTACCACTTCCACAACAA aacATTCCTCCGAGAGCTCGAGACCTACACGGACTGCCCTGAGCTTGTGGGCCGCTGCTTCCTGGAACGG ATGGCTGACCTTCAGATTTACGAGAAGTACTGTCAGAACAAGCCACGCTCTGAGTCACTATGGCGCCAGTGCTCGGACTGCGCCTTCTTCCAG gagtgCCAGAGGAAATTGGAACATAAGCTGGGATTGGACTCCTATCTGCTGAAACCTGTACAGCGCATAACCAAATATCAGCTACTCCTCAAG GAGCTGTTGAAGTACAGTAAAAGTTGTGAAGGTTCAGAAGACCTACAGGAGGCACTCTCCTCCATCCTTGGCATCCTCAAAGCTGTCAATGACTCAATGCACCTCATAGCCATCACTGGATATGAG GGTAACCTGAGCGAGCTGGGCCGACTACTGATGCAGGGGTCGTTCAGCGTGTGGACGGAGCATAAGAAAGGTCACGCCAAGGTCAAGGACCTGGCACGTTTCAAGCCCATGCAGCGGCACCTGTTCCTGCACGAGAGGGCGCTGCTCTTCTGCAAGAGGCGCGAGGAGAGCGGAGAGGGCTACGAGAAAGCTCCCTCCTACAGCTTCAAACACTCGCTCAGC ATGAGCGCTGTAGGCATCACGGAGAACGCTAAAGGAGACAACAAGAAGTTTGAGATCTGGTGCAACTCGCGAGAGGAGGTCTACATCGTCCAG GCACCGACGCCGGAGATCAAAACAGCGTGGGTGAATGAAATCCGGAAAGTTCTGACCGGACAGCTGAAAGCATGCAGGG AGGCCAGACAGCAGAAGACATCTGAGCAGTTCTCTTCGCTGCTCTCGTCCAACGGCGCCGTCATCAGCCTGAGCCCCTTCAGGTCCAATCAGAAGAGTCTgaagaaaggggaggagaaggCGGAGCTCGTTGTGCCCGACTCGGCCTCGGTGCCCGCGCTGAGAAGCGCAGACAAGGTCAAAG ATGAGACGGTAACCAGTCCCTCCACAGACAGGGCAGCGGTGGCCAAAAAGCGGTTTACACTGCAGGGCTTCAGTAACCTCAAGAGTCAGAAAG GATCTCCCCCTAGCCCTGATCACAAACCCAAACGGCATGAGATTAAGAGTGATCCCACCCCGTTTGGCTTCAGAG GCTTCAACaaggtctccctctctctggacGCCTCGGAGGAGAACGACGGTTACTCCAGTGCCGAGGATCCGTCAAACTCTGATCCCGAGGATGAGGGGAAGAAACTG TCTCCCGGCAGGTACGTTGTGGTAGCTGACTACGATAAAGGAGGGACTCAGGACCTGACAGTGAAGAGTGGAGACACGGTGCAACTCATCCGTGAGGGAGGCGACAGCCAGTG GTTCGTGCGGAACCTGAGCAGCTGTAAAGAGGGCTGGGTGTCGGCTGCTCATCTTCTCACTCTGATCGGGGAGTCCAAGTCCTCCCAGTCTCTCACCAGCTCAG AAGGCAGTGGGTCGGGCAATCTGAGCACATCCTCTAGCTGCAGTGAGACCTACACCAGCTTCTCGGACATCAAACCCTGA
- the mcf2la gene encoding guanine nucleotide exchange factor DBS isoform X6, with protein MILWVKMSEMVLEELLRRLAAVTHCIDEIMQQDTRPLCAADIGPDLRKRFAFLSGGRGENGSPIIVFPEFPAFGELQEQEFHNVLTYLTSVPSLSASGVGFILIIDRRQDRWASVKGTLLRIAGSFPGNLQLVLVLRPTTLFQRALSNILFNFSKDEFKMKVPVIMLSSVTELHSYIDRAQLTQDLGGTQKYCHEKWISHRTAIEGFALMVKKTAQTLQAFGTELAETELPNDVQATCNLLSVHTEKKEKMKDDLKVALSQGGRLLESINEPLVSDPEHIMNHDELENLATVQRLLEQLDETERAFDDFWDRHQSKLEQCLQLRHFEHNFREVRALLDQVADRLSGFSEVGISPAHGEHILKELTNHEERTCEVLDRALALACEADALIEGSHYAVDSILPKCLELRAVCEEVGSVLKAKKSHLLKAVELHSSLKRATRWCDDGIYLLASQPVDKCQSQDGAEAALQEIERYLDTANQHKLTDLSGIWREYESVLTANFREQVERVFQKQHSVEDMFEKRRVSLKKLAAKQTRPVQPVAPRPEAVVKSPLSSSANQEKTSSADISKKEDALLQNGSRHPSLSEEEENLAVLRRHVMNELLETERAYVEELLCVLEGYADEMDNPSMATLIPTTLHSKKDVLFGNMAEIYHFHNKTFLRELETYTDCPELVGRCFLERMADLQIYEKYCQNKPRSESLWRQCSDCAFFQECQRKLEHKLGLDSYLLKPVQRITKYQLLLKELLKYSKSCEGSEDLQEALSSILGILKAVNDSMHLIAITGYEGNLSELGRLLMQGSFSVWTEHKKGHAKVKDLARFKPMQRHLFLHERALLFCKRREESGEGYEKAPSYSFKHSLSMSAVGITENAKGDNKKFEIWCNSREEVYIVQAPTPEIKTAWVNEIRKVLTGQLKACREARQQKTSEQFSSLLSSNGAVISLSPFRSNQKSLKKGEEKAELVVPDSASVPALRSADKVKGFNKVSLSLDASEENDGYSSAEDPSNSDPEDEGKKLSPGRYVVVADYDKGGTQDLTVKSGDTVQLIREGGDSQWFVRNLSSCKEGWVSAAHLLTLIGESKSSQSLTSSEGSGSGNLSTSSSCSETYTSFSDIKP; from the exons GGGGCCGAGGGGAGAATGGCAGCCCCATCATCGTCTTCCCAGAGTTCCCTGCGTTCGGCGAGCTGCAGGAACAGGAGTTCCACAATGTACTGACATACCTGACCAGTGTGCCCAG cCTCAGTGCATCAGGAGTTGGTTTCATCCTGATCATCGATCGCAGGCAAGACAGATGGGCATCAGTGAAGGGGACACTTCTGCGTATCGCg GGTTCATTCCCAGGAAACCTGCAGCTGGTACTGGTGTTGCGGCCTACCACCCTGTTCCAGCGTGCACTCTCCAATATCTTATTTAATTTCAGCAAGGATGAGTTCAAAATGAAGGTGCCG gtgatCATGCTTAGTTCAGTGACTGAGCTACACAGCTACATCGACCGCGCCCAGCTCACCCAGGACCTGGGCGGCACCCAGAAGTATTGCCATGAGAAGTGGATCTCCCACCGCACA GCCATCGAGGGCTTCGCGCTGATGGTGAAGAAGACAGCGCAGACGCTCCAGGCCTTCGGGACGGAGCTCGCCGAGACCGAGCTGCCCAACGACGTCCAGGCCACGTGCAACCTCCTGAGCGTCCAcacagagaagaaggagaagatgaAG gaCGACCTGAAGGTTGCTCTCAGTCAGGGAGGACGCCTGCTGGAGAGCATCAATGAGCCGCTGGTGTCGGATCCAGAGCACATCATGAACCATGATGAGCTGGAGAACCTGGCTACCGTGCAgag gtTGTTAGAGCAGTTAGATGAGACGGAAAGAGCATTCGATGATTTCTGGGACAGGCATCAGAGCAAGCTGGAACAGTGTCTTCAGCTCCGCCATTTTGAACACAACTTCCGGGAG GTCAGAGCCCTTTTGGATCAGGTAGCTGACAGGCTGTCGGGCTTCTCTGAGGTGGGCATAAGCCCTGCCCACGGTGAACACATCCTGAAAGAGCTGACCAATCACGAAGAACGAACATGT GAGGTGTTGGACCGGGCGCTGGCCCTGGCCTGTGAGGCCGACGCCCTCATCGAGGGCTCCCACTACGCGGTCGACTCCATCTTGCCCAAATGCTTGGAGCTGCGGGCGGTGTGCGAGGAGGTGGGGTCCGTGCTGAAGGCCAAGAAGAGCCACCTGCTGAAAGCCGTGGAGCTCCACTCCAGTCTGAAGAGG GCCACCAGGTGGTGTGACGATGGCATTTACCTTCTGGCCTCCCAGCCGGTTGACAAGTGTCAGTCACAGGACGGGGCGGAGGCAGCCCTGCAGGAGATTGAGCGTTACCTGGATACGGCCAATCAGCACAAGCTGACAGACTTGAGTGGCATCTGGAGGGAGTATGAGTCTGTGCTGACCGCCAACTTCCGC GAACAAGTGGAGCGGGTCTTCCAGAAGCAGCACTCGGTGGAGGACATGTTCGAGAAGAGGAGGGTGAGCCTGAAGAAGCTCGCTGCCAAGCAGACGCGGCCCGTTCAGCCGGTGGCCCCACGGCCCGAGGCCGTCGTCAAATCGCCCCTCTCCTCGTCCG CAAATCAAGAGAAAACGTCCTCAGCTGATATCAGTAAAAAA gaGGACGCACTCCTGCAGAATGGCAGCAGACACCCGTCTCTctcagaagaggaggaaaatCTTGCTGTCCTTAGGCG gcatgtcATGAATGAGCtgttggagacagagagagcatatgtggaggagctgctgtgtgtgctggag GGCTACGCGGATGAGATGGATAACCCCAGCATGGCTACACTTATCCCCACTACGCTGCACAGTAAGAAGGATGTGCTGTTCGGCAACATGGCTGAGATCTACCACTTCCACAACAA aacATTCCTCCGAGAGCTCGAGACCTACACGGACTGCCCTGAGCTTGTGGGCCGCTGCTTCCTGGAACGG ATGGCTGACCTTCAGATTTACGAGAAGTACTGTCAGAACAAGCCACGCTCTGAGTCACTATGGCGCCAGTGCTCGGACTGCGCCTTCTTCCAG gagtgCCAGAGGAAATTGGAACATAAGCTGGGATTGGACTCCTATCTGCTGAAACCTGTACAGCGCATAACCAAATATCAGCTACTCCTCAAG GAGCTGTTGAAGTACAGTAAAAGTTGTGAAGGTTCAGAAGACCTACAGGAGGCACTCTCCTCCATCCTTGGCATCCTCAAAGCTGTCAATGACTCAATGCACCTCATAGCCATCACTGGATATGAG GGTAACCTGAGCGAGCTGGGCCGACTACTGATGCAGGGGTCGTTCAGCGTGTGGACGGAGCATAAGAAAGGTCACGCCAAGGTCAAGGACCTGGCACGTTTCAAGCCCATGCAGCGGCACCTGTTCCTGCACGAGAGGGCGCTGCTCTTCTGCAAGAGGCGCGAGGAGAGCGGAGAGGGCTACGAGAAAGCTCCCTCCTACAGCTTCAAACACTCGCTCAGC ATGAGCGCTGTAGGCATCACGGAGAACGCTAAAGGAGACAACAAGAAGTTTGAGATCTGGTGCAACTCGCGAGAGGAGGTCTACATCGTCCAG GCACCGACGCCGGAGATCAAAACAGCGTGGGTGAATGAAATCCGGAAAGTTCTGACCGGACAGCTGAAAGCATGCAGGG AGGCCAGACAGCAGAAGACATCTGAGCAGTTCTCTTCGCTGCTCTCGTCCAACGGCGCCGTCATCAGCCTGAGCCCCTTCAGGTCCAATCAGAAGAGTCTgaagaaaggggaggagaaggCGGAGCTCGTTGTGCCCGACTCGGCCTCGGTGCCCGCGCTGAGAAGCGCAGACAAGGTCAAAG GCTTCAACaaggtctccctctctctggacGCCTCGGAGGAGAACGACGGTTACTCCAGTGCCGAGGATCCGTCAAACTCTGATCCCGAGGATGAGGGGAAGAAACTG TCTCCCGGCAGGTACGTTGTGGTAGCTGACTACGATAAAGGAGGGACTCAGGACCTGACAGTGAAGAGTGGAGACACGGTGCAACTCATCCGTGAGGGAGGCGACAGCCAGTG GTTCGTGCGGAACCTGAGCAGCTGTAAAGAGGGCTGGGTGTCGGCTGCTCATCTTCTCACTCTGATCGGGGAGTCCAAGTCCTCCCAGTCTCTCACCAGCTCAG AAGGCAGTGGGTCGGGCAATCTGAGCACATCCTCTAGCTGCAGTGAGACCTACACCAGCTTCTCGGACATCAAACCCTGA